The DNA segment GTTCATCGGTCACTATTACGAAGGGCGCAAGCCGGCTTTCATGGACGACATCGTGGGCCTGCTGATCGGTCCGCTGTTCGTGATGGCCGAAATGGGCTTTGGCCTGGGCCTGCGCCGCGAGGTGCAGCAGGCCATCGAAGCGCGCAGTGGCCCGGTGCGCCAGCGCCAGGCACAGGCCAACTGAGAGCGGGGGGGAGCAGGGGGGCACGTCGCCTGATCCGGCGCAGTGCGGCAGGCGCTGTGCCGGGCGGTGCGGATATTCCGTGCGGCTGCAAGAAGCCGGCAAGGGTGAACCCCTAAAATGCACGGGCTGGCCCCTTGCGGGCTTTTGTTTCAACCCACCCACACAGAACCATGTCTCTGAACAATGTGACCCCCGGCGCCAAGGCCCCTGAAGTCTTCAACGTCATCATCGAAATCTCGGCCAACTCCGCTCCCGTTAAGTACGAAGTGGACAAGGAAACCGGCGCCCTGTTCGTGGACCGCTTCATGGGCACGGCCATGCACTACCCCGTGAACTACGGCTATGTGCCCCAGACCCTGGCCGGCGACGGTGACCCGGTGGACGTGCTGGTGATGACTCCCTTCCCCCTGCCCAGTGGCGTGGTCGTGCCTTGCCGCGCGATCGGCATCCTGCAGATGGAAGACGAAGGCGGCGTGGACGGCAAGGTGCTGGCGGTGCCCACCCAGAAGCTGCTGCCTTCCTACGACAAGATCAACCACCTGAGCGATATCCATGAGCTGACCCTGCAGCAGATCGCTCACTTCTTCGAGCACTACAAGGACCTGGAAAAGGGCAAGTGGGTCAAGGTGCTGGGCTGGAAGGGCGTGGATGTGGCCCACAAGGAAATCACCGACGGCATCGCTGCCTACAAGGGCTGATCCGCCGCAGGCGGTATCCCTATTGTCAGAATGGTTGGACCGGTCGGCCTTCGCAGGCTGACATTGCCGGCCCCGGCTGCCTGGGTGACAGGCACGCCAAGCTGACACCATCGCCGCGAGAACGCGCGTTCCTCTTCGGGAATGCGCGTTTTTTTGTAACATCTGTCGGCTCGCCGTTGGTCGGCCTCTGCCGGGGCTTGGTGGTGGGCGGGTGCCGCTGGCACTCCTTACAACAAGGAGAGGGCGTATGTTGCGATGGTCTGATATGCGGGTGGGCACCAAGCTGTTTGGTGGTTTTGCCCTGGTCGTGTTCTTGACGCTGGTGGTAGGTGGGCTGTCGCTGTGGCAGCTCCAGCGGCTGAATGCCGCAATGGAAACGGTCAGCAACCATTCCATGCCCAGCGTGGCGGATACCGGCAATCTGCGCGGCCAGTGGAACCGCTTTCGCCGCATGGAAGCCGGCATCCTGAATGCCAACAGCCTGCAGGAGGTGCAGAGCATCACCAAGCAGTCCGAAGCGCTGCTGCAGCTGATTCAGGGCGTGGAAAAGTCCTATGACTCGCTGCCCCGTTCCGAGGCCGAAAAGCAGCTGATGCAGTCCTACCAGCAAAACCGCAGCGCCTATCTGGACACCCATGCGCAATTCCTGAAGGAGGCGCAGGCCAAGGATTACACCCAGGGCAGCGGGGATCTGTTGCTGGGCGACACCGTCTCCAATCTGTATGCCGGCCAGGCGGAGGTGAGCTTTGTGGCTCTGGCCGAGACCGTTGGCAAGCTGATGAAGCACAGCCTGGACGAGGCCGACCGTACCCGCACGGCGGGCCAGCAGGTCTATGCCGCCGCCTGGTGGTGGGTGGTGGCCGGTATGGCGGCCAGCGTGGTGCTGGCGCTGCTGTGCGCCTGGCTGGTGACACGTGCCGTCACGCGGCCGGCATCGCAGGCGGTGCAGGTGGCGCGCCGCATTGCCCAGGGCGACCTGGCGGAGACCGTGCCGCAAGGCGGCAAGGACGAAATGGGTGCGCTGCTCAATGCCTTGAGCGCCATGCGCGACAGCCTGGGTGAAGTGGTGGAACATGTGCGCCACAACGCGGAATCGGTGGCCACGGCCAGCAGCGAAATTGCCCAGGGCAACAGCGACCTGTCCAGTCGCACCGAAGAGCAGGCCAGCGCGCTGCAGCAGACCGCGGCGGCCATGGCCCAGCTGGGCTCTACCGTGCGGCAGAATGCCGAAAGCGCCCGCCAGGCCAACCAGTTGGCGATGAGTGCCTCGACCGTGGCTGTCCAGGGTGGTGAGGTGGTGGGTGAGGTGGTCAGCACCATGCGCGGCATCAACGACAGCAGCCACAAGATTGCCGACATCATTGGCGTGATCGATGGCATTGCCTTCCAGACGAATATCCTGGCGCTGAACGCCGCCGTGGAAGCGGCCCGCGCCGGTGAGCAGGGCCGCGGCTTTGCCGTGGTGGCCGGGGAAGTGCGTACGCTGGCCCAGCGCAGTGCCGAAGCGGCCAAGCAGATCAAGCTGCTGATCGACGAAAGCGTGCAGCGGGTCCAGACCGGCAGCCAACTGGTGGACCGCGCTGGTGCCACCATGACCGAAGTGGTGGGCGCCATCCGCCGCGTGACCGATCTGGTGGGTGAAATCACGGCGGCCAGTGCCGAGCAAAGCGAAGGCGTGTCCCAGGTGGCCGATGCCATCACCCAGATGGACACCGCCACCCAGCAGAACGCCGCGCTGGTGGAGGAAAGCGCTGCAGCGGCCGACAGCCTGCAGCGCCAGTCCGGCGATCTGGTGCAGGCCGTGGCACGTTTTCGCACCGCCGGTGGCGCGCAATGGGCGGCTCCGGTGGCCGCGGTGGCCCCTGTACCGCCGGCCGCTCCGCGCAGCGCTGCTGCACCTGCCATCCCCGTATCTGTTTCTGCCGAAGCCCCTGCGCCGCAACGGGCCCAGGCCGGCCTCCCATCTGGACCCACTCCCGTGCGTGCCACGTCGGCCAAGGCGGCGCTCCCGACTGCCGCGGCAACCACGGCCACTGCGGACGACGAGTGGGAGCAGTTCTAACGCCTTTTCCGCACTGCACCGCTCCGGCCAGCCGCGTTGCGTGCATCCATGTCTGAATGGCCACAAAGCAGGCCGTTCCTCCACCCCATGCCACCGCCCCGGTGCATGGGGGTTTTTTGTGGGCCGGTCTGGAGGCGCGCTGTGCCTGCCTGTTCTGTGGCGCAGGGAGGCTCTGCCGTCCGGCCCTGGGCGCAGGACGGGCGGGCTGCTGCGGCAGCTTGCTGGCACGCTCCCTGCATTAGCCTGCGGTATATGGGCCTGGTGCGGGTGTCGGCATGTTCAGGACCGTTTGGCCGCAGGCCGGGGAGGGTAAAGATGACGCAGCACCATGCCGCCAGCAGCGGCTTTTCCGAGTGCCTGACCTTTCGCCTGGGCAAAGAGGAGTACGGCATCGACATCCTGCGGGTGCAGGAGATCCGTTCCTATGAAACGCCCACCCGCATCGCCCACGCCCCGGCGTTCATCAAAGGGGTGATCGATCTGCGCGGTGTGATTGTGCCCATCGTGGACCTGCGCCTCAAGCTGGCCTGTGCCAGCTCCGAGTACACGCCGTTCACGGTGGTGATCATCCTGAATGTGGCCCAGTCGATGATGGGCGTGGTGGTGGATGCCGTGGCCGACGTGGTGCAGATCCCGCACGAGGCGCTGCGACCCGCGCCGCAGTTCCAGGATTCGTCCCAGGTGGATGGGGCTTTCATCAAGGGCATTGCCAAGGTGGGCGAGCGCATGTTGATCGTGGTGGACATCGCCGCCATGCTGACAGCGCAGGACATGGGCGTGTTGCGCACGGCAGCGCACGCGGCCTGAAGCGCCGGTCGGCCCATCAACATTGGCATGGTGCGCCGCAGCACCGTCATGGAATGGGATACACAACAGGGAGGGAAACATGCAGAACTGGAAGATATCAACGCGGCTGGCCGCAGCATTCGGGATGCTGGTGGTCTTGCTGCTGGGTGTGGCCGGCGCGGCGCTGCTGCAGCTGTCGACACTGAACGCTGTCACCAAACAGATCACCAGCAACAACCTGATCAGTGTGGAGCTGATCAACAAGCTGGGGGCTCACATCATCGAGGCGCGCTTGCTGGAGCTGCGCCATGTGTACAACGAGAGCCCGGAATACAAGGCCAGCATCGAGCAGCAGATGACCAAGCTGCAGGGCGACATGGATGACATCAAGGCCAGATATGCACCGCTGGTGGATTCCCCGGCCGAACGCAGCGCCTACGAAACCCTGCTGGCCCAGCGCAAGGAATATGTGGTGCTGATGGAGCGGCTGTTTCGGCTGTCGCGCAGCGGGGAGAGCGACAAGGCCCGCGAGTTCATGAACGGCGAGTCGCTCCAGCTCTACAACGCCTCGTCGGCCACGCTGGACACGCTGCTCGAAATCAATACCAACGATGCCAACAGTGAGTCGCGCAAGGCCGATGCCGCTTTTTCCAACGGCGTATGGGTGATGGGTGTGGCCGTGCTGCTGGCGCTGGCACTGTCCGTGACTGCGGGTCTCTGGATCACCCGTTCCATCCGCACACCGCTGCAGCGTGCCGTGGCCCTGGCCGACAGGGTGGCGGGCGGCGATCTGAGCAGCCGCATCGAGGTGCACACCACCGACGAGCTGGGCCAACT comes from the Comamonas terrigena NBRC 13299 genome and includes:
- the ppa gene encoding inorganic diphosphatase; translated protein: MSLNNVTPGAKAPEVFNVIIEISANSAPVKYEVDKETGALFVDRFMGTAMHYPVNYGYVPQTLAGDGDPVDVLVMTPFPLPSGVVVPCRAIGILQMEDEGGVDGKVLAVPTQKLLPSYDKINHLSDIHELTLQQIAHFFEHYKDLEKGKWVKVLGWKGVDVAHKEITDGIAAYKG
- a CDS encoding methyl-accepting chemotaxis protein, translated to MLRWSDMRVGTKLFGGFALVVFLTLVVGGLSLWQLQRLNAAMETVSNHSMPSVADTGNLRGQWNRFRRMEAGILNANSLQEVQSITKQSEALLQLIQGVEKSYDSLPRSEAEKQLMQSYQQNRSAYLDTHAQFLKEAQAKDYTQGSGDLLLGDTVSNLYAGQAEVSFVALAETVGKLMKHSLDEADRTRTAGQQVYAAAWWWVVAGMAASVVLALLCAWLVTRAVTRPASQAVQVARRIAQGDLAETVPQGGKDEMGALLNALSAMRDSLGEVVEHVRHNAESVATASSEIAQGNSDLSSRTEEQASALQQTAAAMAQLGSTVRQNAESARQANQLAMSASTVAVQGGEVVGEVVSTMRGINDSSHKIADIIGVIDGIAFQTNILALNAAVEAARAGEQGRGFAVVAGEVRTLAQRSAEAAKQIKLLIDESVQRVQTGSQLVDRAGATMTEVVGAIRRVTDLVGEITAASAEQSEGVSQVADAITQMDTATQQNAALVEESAAAADSLQRQSGDLVQAVARFRTAGGAQWAAPVAAVAPVPPAAPRSAAAPAIPVSVSAEAPAPQRAQAGLPSGPTPVRATSAKAALPTAAATTATADDEWEQF
- a CDS encoding chemotaxis protein CheW is translated as MTQHHAASSGFSECLTFRLGKEEYGIDILRVQEIRSYETPTRIAHAPAFIKGVIDLRGVIVPIVDLRLKLACASSEYTPFTVVIILNVAQSMMGVVVDAVADVVQIPHEALRPAPQFQDSSQVDGAFIKGIAKVGERMLIVVDIAAMLTAQDMGVLRTAAHAA